Genomic window (Streptomyces sp. NBC_01431):
CGGACGGCGACACCCCGGTCGGCCTCTACCGCAAGCTCGCCGCCGAGCGCCCCGGCACCTTCCTGCTGGAATCCGCGGAGAACGGCCGCTCCTGGTCGCGGTACTCCTTCGTGGGCGTACGGTCCGCGGCGACCCTCACCTCGCGCGACGGCGAGGCCCACTGGATCGGCACCCCGCCGGTCGGCGTGCCCACCTCGGGTGATCCGCTGCGGGCCCTGAAGGCCACCGTCGAGGCCCTGCACACCCCGCGCGACATGGTCTCGGGCATGCCCCCGTTCACCGGCGGCATGGTCGGCTACCTCGGCTACGACATCGTGCGCAGGCTCGAAAAGATCGGTGAGCACGGCGGTGACGACCTCCGGCTGCCCGAGCTGACCATGCTGCTGACCTCGGACCTCGCGGTGCTCGACCACTGGGACGGCTCGGTCCTGCTGATCGCCAACGCGATCAACCACAACGACCTCGACACCGGGGTGGACGAGGCGTACACCGACGCGGTGGCCCGGCTCGACGCGATGGAGCGGGACCTCGCCAAGCCCGCCGAGTACGCGCCGGTCGCGCTGCCCGAGTCGGAGCTTCCCGAGTACACGGCGCTGTGGGGCGGCCCGGCCTACCAGGCCGCCGTCGAGGACATCAAGGAACGCATCCGGGCCGGCGAGGCCTTCCAGGTGGTGCCCTCGCAGCGCTTCGAAACCCCGTGCGGGGCGAGCGCGCTGGACGTCTACCGGGTGCTGCGGGCCACCAACCCGTCGCCGTACATGTACCTGTTCCGTTTCGACGGCTTCGACGTCGTGGGCTCCAGCCCCGAGGCGCTCGTCAAGGTCGAGGACGGGCGGGCGATGGTCCACCCGATCGCCGGGACCCGGCCGCGCGGCGCCACCCCGCAGCACGACCAGGCGCTCGCCGACGAACTGCTCGCCGACCCCAAGGAGCGCGCCGAGCACCTCATGCTCGTCGACCTCGGCCGCAACGACCTGGGCCGGGTGTGCGAACCCGGATCGGTGGAGGTCGTGGACTTCATGTCGATCGAGCGGTACTCGCACGTGATGCACATCGTGTCGACCGTGACCGGCCGGGTGGCCCCGGGACGCACCGCCTTCGACGTCCTGACGGCCTGTTTCCCGGCCGGCACGCTCTCCGGTGCCCCCAAGCCCCGCGCGATGCAGATCATCGAGGAGCTGGAACCCAGCCGCCGCGGGCTCTACGGGGGCTGTGTCGGCTACCTCGACTTCGCGGGCGACCTGGACACGGCGATCGCCATCCGCACCGCACTGCTGCGGGACGGTACGGCGTACGTGCAGGCCGGAGCCGGTGTGGTGGCCGACTCCGACCCGGTGGCGGAGGACAACGAGTGCCGCAACAAGGCGGCCGCGGTCCTGCGCGCCGTCAACACGGCCAATCGGCTCAGCCGGTGAAAGCGGCGGTTCCGTTCGGGGTGCCGAGCCCCGACGGGCCGTCGTATCCGCTGCCTCCCTTGCACAGGTAGCTCGGGGAGCAGCTGCCGTTCGAGCCGCTCGTCACGTCGTTGAGCGAGCCGGTGTGGGCGTACGGGAACGAGGCCGGAGTGGAACCCGAGGACGGGGTGCCGGCCAGCGCGTACACCGCGGCGATCAGCGGCGAGGACGCGCTGGTGCCGCCGAAGACCTCCCAGCCCGGGTCGCCGCCGTAGGTGTCGTACACGGCGACACCCGTGGCGGGGTCGGCCACCGCGGAGACGTCGGCGACGGTCCGCTTCGAGCAGCCGGTGTCCTTCTGCCAGCTGGGCTTGGTGTCGTAGGCCGAGCAGCCGGAACCGGCGCCGCTCCAGATGGTGTCGGTCCAACCGCGGGTGTTCGAGGCGGACTTGAGCGAGGTGCCGCCGACGGCGGTGACGTAGCGGGACGCCGCCGGGTACTCGGTGCCGTAACCGTTGTCACCGGAGCTCACGGTGATCGCGACGCCCGGGTGGTTGAAGTACTTGGAGTCGTACGTCGTGTCGGAGGAGGACTCGCCGCCGCCGTAGCTGTTGGACACGTACTTCGCGCCGAGCGAGACGGCCGTGTTGACGGCCGTGCCGAGGTTGGCCATGGAGGCGGTCTTCGCCTCCACCAGCAGGATCTTGCAGTTGGGGCAGGCCGCGCTGACCATGTCGAGGTCGAGGGATATCTCCTCGGCCCAGCCCGCGTTGGCGCTCGGCAGGGTGGACGTGCCGCTCTGACCGACCTTCTTGAAGCAGCCGTTGGCCGTGGTGCAGGCCGAAAGTCCGTACTGCGCACGGTATTTGCCGAGGTCGGCCTCCGCGCTGGGGTCGTCGTAGGCGTCGACGATCGCCACCGTGTGGCCCGAACCGGCCGACGAGGACGGAAGCTTGTAGGCCGCCTGGAGCGAGGCGGGGCCGTAGCCGGAGGGCGCGGCCGCGGCGGTCAGCGCGCGTTCGGCGTTGGCGGACTGGACCGTGCCGCCGGTCACCTTGAGCGCCTTGCAGGCCATGACGTCCTTGTGCGTGGGGGTCGCACAGGAACGCACGGTGGTGACGTGCGCCGCGGTGGAAGAGGTGGCCGCCTGGGCGAGGGGAGTTGCCAGGGCGAGCGCTGCCGCGGCCAGTGTGGCGGCCGCGGCGGTGGGGGAAAGGGATCTGCGCAACTTACTGCCTCCGTGAGTTGGGTGAACCAGGAGTACGTGCGGGTGCGCTGTGCGGGCCGTGACGCGTGGTGCGCGGCATGGACCGGCGGTGACCGTAGAGGTGACCGGGGCATGCCAACAAGTAGCGGGCTGGAATCTCTATCTCCGCTTTGCCTCCGCCGCCCGTTCGAGGACAATTCGCCGCCCGTTCACGGCCAAGCGATGGCCGATCCGTTGCCCGCTCTTGGTTCCCGGCGCCCGGCGCCGTGCGGGAAGCACCGGGCCCCGGGTGACACGCCGGGCCGCGCGCAGGCGATAGTGGAGTACGTGAGTGCCGCATCCGTACCCCAGCCCCGCGCCGAAGCAGCCGCGCCGTCCGCCCGCGGCGGGCGCCGCAGTCTCGCCGCCGCACTGTTCCTCGGCGCGGTCGGTGCCGCCGTCGTCCTGCTGGCCTCCGGCCAGACCTGGGCCAACGGCAAGGCGGCTGTCGGCGGCGGAACGCTGCCCCTGAAGGCGTCCGGCGGCGACATCACGGGCGTCCCCTCCGCCCTCGCGATCGTGGGTCTTGCCGCCCTGGTGGCGGTCTTCGCCGTCCGCGGCGCGGGCCGCGTCCTGGTCGCCGCGTTGCTCACCCTGAGCGGCGTCGGAGCCGCGGTCACCGCCTGGCTCGGCGTCGACGACAGCGCGGCCCTGGACGAGAAGGCCGCCCGCAGCAGCGGCGACGCCGCCGCCGCGATCGGCGCCCTCACCCACACCGGCTGGCCGTACGTCGCGGTCGCGGGCGGCGCGCTGCTGCTGCTCGCCGGGCTGCTCGCGCTGCGCTTCGGCGCGGCCTGGCCAGCGATGGGCGGCCGCTACGAGCGCGACGGCAGCCCCCGCCCCCGCAAGGCGCGCACCGTGCCCGACCCGGAGCGCCCCGAGGAACTCTGGAAGGCGCTGGACCGCGGCGAGGACCCGACGCGCGAGAGCTGACCCCCGCACCAAGGCACCGGCGCCGGTGCTGGACAATGGCAGCGAGCGTCGGGTCCGGTGACCGCGACAACGGCGACGACAACACGGAAACACCTACGAGGAGCAACCCATGGCGAAGAGCGGCCACGGCCACACCCCGGCAGCCTGGACCGGTGTCATCATTGCCTTCATCGGATTCTGCGTGGCCTGCGTCTTCATAGTGGCCGCCAACCCGGTGGGCTTCTGGGCCGGCATCGCCCTCCTCGGCATCGCCGCCGTCGTCGGCGGCGTCATGAAGATGGCCGGCCTCGGAACCCCGAAGGACACGCCCGAGATCCAGCGCATGCGCGAGGACGCCGCCGCCAAGACCCGCGCCCGCCTTGAGGCCCAGGCCGGCTGACCCGGCAGCCACCGCGCAAGGCGCAGCCCCGTTCGGGCTGCGCCTTTCCCTGTGAACGGGGGAGAATCACCCAGTGGACGCAGCCCAGCGAAACCCCGCCCCCACGCCGGCGCACCCGGCCGCCCCCGGCGCCCGCGGACTCCTGGTGCCGTTGGGCACCCTCGGCGCGGTCGCCGCGGCCTTCGCGTACGTGGGCGCGGTCGACCCGAACCACCCCGGCCACTACCCGGTCTGCCCGCTGTTCCGGCTCACCGGTGTCTACTGCCCCGGCTGCGGCGGACTGCGCAGCGCGCACGACTTCATCACCGGCCACTTCGCCGCCGCCGTCCACGCCAACGCGCTGGCCGTCGCGGGCTATGCGCTCTTCGTGGCGCTCTGGATCGTGTGGGCGGTGCGCTCGGCCCGCGGGCTGCCTTTCAAGATCGTGCTCGGTGACCGCCAGTGGTGGTTGATCGGATCCGTTGTGCTGATCTTCTCGGTGGTCCGGAACCTGCCGTTCGGATCGGCGCTCGCGCCGTGACACGCTCGGAGGATCCGCAGGTGGCGTCCCACTTACTGGGACGTCCGTCAACCGGATGCGATCCCTTCGCTCCGGTGCGGATACCATCGACATGGCTGATCGTGACCGTTCCGTACGGTCACCCTCGTCCTGACCGCCATCACCGTCCCGGAAGGGGGCCGCTCGCGTGAGTGTGCTCGACGAGATCATCGAAGGCGTCCGCGCCGACCTCGCAGAGCGGCAGGCGCGCGTCAGCCTCGACGAGCTGAAGGAGCGCGCCGACAAGGCGCCCCCGGCCCGTGACGGGGTCGCCGCGCTGCGCGGCGACGGCGTGAAGGTCATCTGCGAGGTCAAGCGCTCCAGCCCCTCCAAGGGTGCGCTCGCCGCCATCGCGGACCCCGCTGCCCTCGCCGCCGATTACGAGGCGGGCGGCGCGTCCGTCATCTCGGTACTGACCGAGCAGCGCCGCTTCGGCGGCTCCCTCGCCGACCTGGAAGCCGTCCGCGCCAAGGTCGACATCCCGGTCCTGCGCAAGGACTTCATCGTCACCGCCTACCAGCTGTGGGAGGCGCGGGCGCACGGCGCCGACCTGGCGCTGCTCATCGTCGCCGCCCTGGACCAGCCGGCCCTGGAGTCGCTGATCGAGCGCGCCGAGTCGATCGGCCTCACCCCGCTGGTCGAGGTGCACGACGAGGACGAGGTGGAGCGGGCCGTCGAGGCCGGCGCGAAGATCATCGGCGTCAACGCGCGCAACCTCAAGGACCTCAAGGTCGACCGCACCACCTTCGAGCGGGTCGGCCCGGAGATCCCGAACCACATCGTCAAGATCGCCGAGTCCGGTGTGCGCGGCCCGCACGACCTGATCGCATACGCCAACGCCGGCGCCGACGCCGTCCTCGTCGGCGAGTCCCTGGTCACCGGCAAGGACCCGCGCGCCGCCGTCGCCGACCTGGTCGCCGCGGGCGCCCACCCGGCCCTGCGCCACGGGCGGAACTGACCTCATGTCCATTGCCGTCCGCCTCGCCCCCGGCTGCCGCCCCCGCGGCTGCCGCGCCCCGGCACGCCGGGTGCACGGGCGACGCGTGCGCTATGTGATCGGCTCGGAGCCGGGCCAGGTCAACGGCATGCGATGGCGATGCCGCTGAGCTGAGCGCCCCGAAGGGGCGCGGGGCTGTGACATTCTGCGGCTCCGCCGCGTGGGCGCGACCGGCCCACGACGGCGGCCGGACGCGGATCCGCGCGCACCCGCGTCGACGCTCGGCGACAAGCGACCACCCGCCACCCCAGGACCGGGGCCGCAACGCCCCCGCGAGGTATCCGCATGTCCCATGAGAACGAGTTCTTCATCCCCGACCCCGAGGGTCAAGTCCCCAGCGCCGAAGGCTACTTCGGCGCGTTCGGCGGCAAGTTCATCCCCGAGGCGCTCGTCGCCGCGGTCGACGAGGTCGCCGTCGAGTACGAGAAGGCCAAGCGCGACCCCGCCTTCGCGGCCGAGCTCAACGAGCTCATGGTCAACTACACCGGCCGGCCGAGCGCGCTGACCGAGGTGCCCCGCTTCGCCGAGCACGCGGGCGGCGCCCGGGTCTTCCTCAAGCGCGAGGACCTCAACCACACCGGTTCGCACAAGATCAACAACGTGCTCGGCCAGGCGCTGCTCACCAAGCGCATGGGCAAGACCCGCGTCATCGCCGAGACCGGCGCCGGCCAGCACGGGGTGGCCACCGCCACCGCCTGCGCCCTGTTCGGCCTCGAATGCACCATCTACATGGGCGAGATCGACACCCAGCGCCAGGCGCTGAACGTCGCCCGCATGCGGATGCTGGGCGCCGAGGTCATCCCCGTCGCCTCCGGCAGCCGCACCCTCAAGGACGCCATCAACGAGGCGTTCCGCGACTGGGTCGCCAACGTCGACCGCACCCACTACCTCTTCGGTACGGTCGCCGGCCCCCACCCCTTCCCCGCGATGGTGCGCGACTTCCACCGCGTGATCGGCGTCGAGGCCCGCCGCCAGATCCTGGAGCGCGCCGGACGGCTGCCCGACGCGGCCGTCGCCTGCGTCGGCGGCGGCTCGAACGCGATCGGCCTCTTCCACGCCTTCATCCCGGACGCCTCCGTACGCCTCATCGGCTGCGAGCCCGGCGGCCACGGCGTCGAGACCGGCGAGCACGCGGCGACCTTGACCATGGGCGAGCCCGGCATCCTGCACGGCTCCCGCAGTTACGTCCTCCAGGACGAGGAGGGCCAGATCACCGAGCCCTACTCGATCTCGGCGGGCCTGGACTACCCCGGCATCGGCCCGGAGCACTCCTACCTCAAGGACAGCGGCCGCGGCGAGTACCGCGCGGTCACCGACGACGCGGCGATGCAGGCTCTGCGCCTGCTGTCGCGCACCGAGGGCATCATCGCGGCCATCGAGTCGGCGCACGCGCTGGCGGGCGCCCTCGACGTCGGCAAGGAGCTCGGCAAGGACGGCCTGATCCTGGTCAACCTGTCCGGGCGCGGCGACAAGGACATGGACACCGCGGCCCGCTACTTCGGCCTGTACGGCACCGACGCCGAGGTCGCCGCCGACGCGGCGGGCTTCGCCGAGATCGAGGGAGACGCGAAGTGAGCGGGAACGTAGAACTCCTTGACGCCACCCTCGCCCAGGCGAAGGCCGACAACCGGGCCGCGCTCATCGCCTACCTCCCGGCCGGCTTCCCGACCGTCGACGGCGCCATCGAAGCGGTCAAGGCCGTCTTCGACGGCGGCGCCGACGTGGTCGAGGTGGGACTCCCGCACAGCGACCCGGTACTCGACGGCCCGGTCATCCAGACCGCCGACGACATCGCGCTCAAGGGCGGCGTGAAGATCGCGGACGTGCTGCGCACGGTCCGCGAGGCCCACGCGGCCACCGCAAAGCCCGTCCTGGTCATGACGTACTGGAACCCCGTCGACCGCTATGGCGTGGAGCGTTTCACCGCCGAGCTCGCCGAGGCCGGCGGCGCCGGCTGCATCCTGCCCGACCTGCCGGTCGAGGAAGCCGGGGTGTGGCGCGAGCATGCCGAGAAGCACGGTCTCGGCACGGTGTTCGTGGTCGCCCCCAGCAGCAGGGACGAGCGCCTCGCCAAGATCACGGCGGCCGGGTCCGGCTTCGTGTACGCGGCCTCGCTCATGGGCGTCACGGGCACCCGCGAGTCCGTCGGCGCCTCGGCCGAGGACCTGGTCCGCAGGACGAAGGCCACCACCCAACTCCCTGTCTGCGTGGGCCTCGGCGTTTCCAACGCGGTCCAGGCCAAGGAGGTCGCGGCCTTCGCCGACGGCGTGATCGTCGGCTCGGCCTTCGTCAAGCGCATGCTGGACGCGCCGGACCACGCCGCGGGCCTTATCGCCGTACGGGAACTGGCGGCCGAGCTCGCCGAGGGCGTTCGCCGGGCGTCGTAGCGCGTTCATCGCACGGATCATCCGTACGAGTGGAAGTGGGACCGGGGAGGCACGAGCGTGCCTCCCCGGTTCGTTGCTGCGGGTGTGAGTGACAACCGTGATGCGAAACGGGCCGCGCGAGACCGGCTCATCAAAGAACGCGAGCAGCAGAAGGCCGGCGAGCGCCGCCGACGGCAGCTGATCGTGGCGGGCGCCGTGGTGGGCGTCCTTGGCCTGGCCGCCGTGATCGGGGTGATCGCCGCCAACTCGGGCGGCGGCGACAGCGGCAAGAGCACGGCCGCCGGACCGACGGTGGCGCCGTCCGGGGCCGACGACAAGGACGGCCTCGCCATCCCCGTGGGAGCCGCCGGCGCCCCGTCCACCCTCACCGTGTGGGAGGACTTCCGCTGCCCGGCCTGCGCGGCGTTCGAAAACGGCTTCCGGGCCACCATCCACGAGCTGGAGAACAGCGGCCAGCTGCGCGTC
Coding sequences:
- the trpC gene encoding indole-3-glycerol phosphate synthase TrpC codes for the protein MSVLDEIIEGVRADLAERQARVSLDELKERADKAPPARDGVAALRGDGVKVICEVKRSSPSKGALAAIADPAALAADYEAGGASVISVLTEQRRFGGSLADLEAVRAKVDIPVLRKDFIVTAYQLWEARAHGADLALLIVAALDQPALESLIERAESIGLTPLVEVHDEDEVERAVEAGAKIIGVNARNLKDLKVDRTTFERVGPEIPNHIVKIAESGVRGPHDLIAYANAGADAVLVGESLVTGKDPRAAVADLVAAGAHPALRHGRN
- the trpM gene encoding tryptophan biosynthesis modulator TrpM translates to MSIAVRLAPGCRPRGCRAPARRVHGRRVRYVIGSEPGQVNGMRWRCR
- a CDS encoding TIGR02234 family membrane protein translates to MEYVSAASVPQPRAEAAAPSARGGRRSLAAALFLGAVGAAVVLLASGQTWANGKAAVGGGTLPLKASGGDITGVPSALAIVGLAALVAVFAVRGAGRVLVAALLTLSGVGAAVTAWLGVDDSAALDEKAARSSGDAAAAIGALTHTGWPYVAVAGGALLLLAGLLALRFGAAWPAMGGRYERDGSPRPRKARTVPDPERPEELWKALDRGEDPTRES
- a CDS encoding DUF2752 domain-containing protein codes for the protein MDAAQRNPAPTPAHPAAPGARGLLVPLGTLGAVAAAFAYVGAVDPNHPGHYPVCPLFRLTGVYCPGCGGLRSAHDFITGHFAAAVHANALAVAGYALFVALWIVWAVRSARGLPFKIVLGDRQWWLIGSVVLIFSVVRNLPFGSALAP
- a CDS encoding anthranilate synthase component I, with protein sequence MDLETFRKLAVDRRVIPVHRRLLADGDTPVGLYRKLAAERPGTFLLESAENGRSWSRYSFVGVRSAATLTSRDGEAHWIGTPPVGVPTSGDPLRALKATVEALHTPRDMVSGMPPFTGGMVGYLGYDIVRRLEKIGEHGGDDLRLPELTMLLTSDLAVLDHWDGSVLLIANAINHNDLDTGVDEAYTDAVARLDAMERDLAKPAEYAPVALPESELPEYTALWGGPAYQAAVEDIKERIRAGEAFQVVPSQRFETPCGASALDVYRVLRATNPSPYMYLFRFDGFDVVGSSPEALVKVEDGRAMVHPIAGTRPRGATPQHDQALADELLADPKERAEHLMLVDLGRNDLGRVCEPGSVEVVDFMSIERYSHVMHIVSTVTGRVAPGRTAFDVLTACFPAGTLSGAPKPRAMQIIEELEPSRRGLYGGCVGYLDFAGDLDTAIAIRTALLRDGTAYVQAGAGVVADSDPVAEDNECRNKAAAVLRAVNTANRLSR
- the trpA gene encoding tryptophan synthase subunit alpha; this encodes MSGNVELLDATLAQAKADNRAALIAYLPAGFPTVDGAIEAVKAVFDGGADVVEVGLPHSDPVLDGPVIQTADDIALKGGVKIADVLRTVREAHAATAKPVLVMTYWNPVDRYGVERFTAELAEAGGAGCILPDLPVEEAGVWREHAEKHGLGTVFVVAPSSRDERLAKITAAGSGFVYAASLMGVTGTRESVGASAEDLVRRTKATTQLPVCVGLGVSNAVQAKEVAAFADGVIVGSAFVKRMLDAPDHAAGLIAVRELAAELAEGVRRAS
- a CDS encoding S53 family peptidase; this encodes MRRSLSPTAAAATLAAAALALATPLAQAATSSTAAHVTTVRSCATPTHKDVMACKALKVTGGTVQSANAERALTAAAAPSGYGPASLQAAYKLPSSSAGSGHTVAIVDAYDDPSAEADLGKYRAQYGLSACTTANGCFKKVGQSGTSTLPSANAGWAEEISLDLDMVSAACPNCKILLVEAKTASMANLGTAVNTAVSLGAKYVSNSYGGGESSSDTTYDSKYFNHPGVAITVSSGDNGYGTEYPAASRYVTAVGGTSLKSASNTRGWTDTIWSGAGSGCSAYDTKPSWQKDTGCSKRTVADVSAVADPATGVAVYDTYGGDPGWEVFGGTSASSPLIAAVYALAGTPSSGSTPASFPYAHTGSLNDVTSGSNGSCSPSYLCKGGSGYDGPSGLGTPNGTAAFTG
- a CDS encoding HGxxPAAW family protein, which translates into the protein MAKSGHGHTPAAWTGVIIAFIGFCVACVFIVAANPVGFWAGIALLGIAAVVGGVMKMAGLGTPKDTPEIQRMREDAAAKTRARLEAQAG
- the trpB gene encoding tryptophan synthase subunit beta, whose amino-acid sequence is MSHENEFFIPDPEGQVPSAEGYFGAFGGKFIPEALVAAVDEVAVEYEKAKRDPAFAAELNELMVNYTGRPSALTEVPRFAEHAGGARVFLKREDLNHTGSHKINNVLGQALLTKRMGKTRVIAETGAGQHGVATATACALFGLECTIYMGEIDTQRQALNVARMRMLGAEVIPVASGSRTLKDAINEAFRDWVANVDRTHYLFGTVAGPHPFPAMVRDFHRVIGVEARRQILERAGRLPDAAVACVGGGSNAIGLFHAFIPDASVRLIGCEPGGHGVETGEHAATLTMGEPGILHGSRSYVLQDEEGQITEPYSISAGLDYPGIGPEHSYLKDSGRGEYRAVTDDAAMQALRLLSRTEGIIAAIESAHALAGALDVGKELGKDGLILVNLSGRGDKDMDTAARYFGLYGTDAEVAADAAGFAEIEGDAK